A genomic stretch from Lathyrus oleraceus cultivar Zhongwan6 chromosome 2, CAAS_Psat_ZW6_1.0, whole genome shotgun sequence includes:
- the LOC127117803 gene encoding uncharacterized protein LOC127117803, protein MLDSKEIMKFKSYQNQANLFVKEYLLADPLIPYTSIIGGIFACKMVYDLTQLFSTIHFKSYSSLTKIQRIEWNNRAMSTIHAIFITSMSLYLVFCSNLYSDSQSDELLTERSTALSTFALGVSVGYFMADLGMIFWFFPSLGGYEYVIHHMFSLVAVAYSMLSGEGQLYTYMVLISETTTPGVNLRWYLDVAGMKRSKAYLINGVVIFIAWLVARILLFVYMFYHAYLHFDQVQQMHPFGQILVVVVPVALSIMNLIWFSKIIKGLMKTLAKRQ, encoded by the exons ATGTTGGACTCTAAAGAAATTATGAAATTCAAATCATACCAGAACCAGGCTAATTTGTTTGTGAAGGAATATTTATTAGCAGACCCTCTGATTCCCTATACTTCCATTATTGGTGGCATTTTTGCTTGCAAGATG GTCTATGATCTCACTCAACTTTTTAGCACTATTCATTTTAAAAGCTATTCCAGTCTCACTAAAATCCAACGTATCGAGTGGAACAACCG TGCTATGTCAACTATCCATGCCATTTTTATAACATCCATGTCTTTGTACTTGGTGTTTTGCTCAAATCTGTATTCTGATAGCCAGTCAGATGAGCTTCTTACAGAACGGAGTACTGCATTGTCTACGTTTGCTCTGGGG GTTTCTGTTGGTTACTTCATGGCTGACCTGGGGATGATATTTTGGTTCTTTCCTTCTCTTGGTGGATATGAGTAT GTGATTCATCATATGTTTTCCTTAGTAGCAGTAGCCTACTCAATGTTGAGTGGAGAAGGGCAGCTGTATACGTACATGGTCCTCATTTCTGAGACAACAACTCCCGGGGTCAATTTGAGATG GTATCTTGATGTAGCTGGAATGAAAAGGTCAAAAGCTTATCTCATCAATGGGGTTGTAATCTTCATTGCTTGGCTG GTTGCCAGAATACTTTTGTTCGTGTATATGTTTTACCACGCTTACTTACACTTTGATCAG GTTCAGCAGATGCACCCCTTTGGACAAATCTTAGTTGTTGTTGTGCCAGTGGCGCTGTCAATTATGAACTTGATTTGGTTTTCAAAGATTATCAAAGGGCTAATGAAGACATTGGCAAAGAGGCAGTGA